DNA sequence from the Streptomyces tsukubensis genome:
CTCGACGCCGTCGAGATGCCCGGCCGGGTGCGGGAGCAGCTGATCGCCCTCGCCGACTTCGTCGTCGTCCGCAAGCGCTGACCGGGCCCGGTCCCGCTCCGGGGCCGGCCCTGTCCGGGAGACGGATGGCCCGTCCATCCGGCCGATCCCTCGACAAAGCGCCCCTCGGGCAACTATGACGGAATCCTTCACGGAAGAGATGATCCTCATCACCTATACGCCGATACGCATCGCAGTCGCCGGCAGGTGACCGGACAACCGTTTCACCCGCCGACGGCATACCCCCAGTACAGCGCAGCACGACCACTGCACCGAAGGGGAAGCCATGACAGCGACGACCGACGGAAGCGGCGGGCCCGTGCGGGCCCGCGCCGCCGCGGACAGTGAGACAGCGAGTGCCCCGGCTCCCGCGGGCCGCCCCGGGGAGCGGACCGCGGGTGACGAGCGGACCGGATCGGCCCGGCGGGCCGTCAACCGGGCCGTGGACCATCTGCTGGCCCGGCAGGACGCCGAGGGCTGGTGGAAGGGCGACCTCGAAACCAATGTGACGATGGACGCCGAGGACCTGCTGCTCCGTCAGTTCCTCGGCATCGGTGACCGGGCCGTCACCGAGGCCTCGGCCCGTTTCATCCGCGGCCGGCAGCGCGCCGACGGCACCTGGGCCACCTTCTACGGCGGTCCCGGCGAACTCTCCGCCACCGTCGAGGCGTACGTCGCCCTCCGTCTCGCCGGGGACCTGCCGGGGGACCCCCATATGGCCCGGGCCGCCGCCTGGGTCAGGGAACAGGGCGGAATCGCCGCGACCCGCGTGTTCACCCGGATCTGGCTGGCGCTCTTCGGCTGGTGGCGGTGGGAGGACCTGCCGGTCGTCCCCCCCGAGCTGATCTTCCTGCCGAAGTGGTTCCCGCTGAACATCTACGACTTCGGCTGCTGGGCCCGGCAGACCATCGTGCCGCTGACGGTGGTCTCGGCCCGGCGCCCGGTGCGTCCGGCGCCCTTCGCCCTGGACGAGCTGCACACCGACCCCCTGCTGCCGAACCCTCCCCGCCCGCTGGCGCCCGCGAACAGCTGGGAGGGCTTCTTCCAGCGCGCGGACCGGGCCCTGCACCGCTACCACCGGGTGGCGCCGCGCAGGGTACGGGAGTCCGCGATCGCCGCCGCGTCCCGCTGGATCGTGGAGCGGCAGGAGAACGACGGCTGCTGGGGCGGCATCCAGCCGCCCGCCGTGTACTCCCTGATCGCGCTCCATCTCCTCGGCTACGACCTGGGACATCCCGTGATGCGGGCCGGAATCGAGTCCCTCGACCGCTTCGCGATCTGGGAGAAGACCGAGACCGGCGCCCCGGTCCGGATGATCGAAGCCTGCCAGTCCCCGGTCTGGGACACCTGTCTGGCCACCGTCGCCCTCGCCGACGCCGGTCTCGCCCCCGACCATCCCGCGCTGGTGCGGGCCGCCGACTGGATGCTGGGGGAGGAGATCGTCCGCCCCGGTGACTGGGCGGTGCGCCGCCCCGGACTGGCCCCCGGCGGCTGGGCCTTCGAATTCCACAACGACAACTACCCGGACATCGACGACACCGCCGAGGTGGTGCTGGCCCTGCGCCGGGTGGCCCATCCCGATCCGGCGCGGGTCGACGCTGCGGTGGCCCGTGCCGGACGGTGGACCCTCGGGATGCAGTCGCGCGACGGCGGCTGGGGGGCGTTCGACGCCGACAACACCAGCCCGTTCCCCAACCGGCTGCCGTTCTGCGATTTCGGGGAGGTGATCGACCCGCCGTCGGCGGACGTCACCGCGCATGTCCTGGAGATGCTGGCGTACGAGGGCCGGGCCCACACCCCCCGGGCCCGGCGCGCCGTCGACTGGCTGCTCGCCCACCAGGAGCCGGGCGGCGCCTGGTTCGGCCGCTGGGGCGTCAACTACGTCTACGGTACGGGGTCGGTGGTCCCGGCCCTGGTCGCGGCCGGCATCCCGGCCGCCCACCCGGCCCTGCGGCGCGCCGTCGACTGGCTGCGCTCGGTGCAGAATCCCGACGGCGGCTGGGGCGAGGACCTGCGCTCGTACGACCACGGCGCCTGGGCCGGGCAGGGTTCCTCCACCCCCTCCCAGACCGCCTGGGCGCTGCTGGCGCTGCTGGCGGCGGGGGAGCGGGATTCCGAGTCCGCCGAACGCGGGGTGCGGTGGCTGGTCGAGGCGCAGCGGGACGACGGCGGCTGGGACGAGCCGTACTTCACCGGCACCGGTTTCCCCTGGGACTTCTCCATCAACTACCACCTCTACCGGCAGGTGTTCCCGCTGACCGCGCTCGGACGCTATGTGCACGGCGAGCCGCCCGTGGGCGGCGTACCGCGGGCCGGGACGCCGCGCGCCGTCGCCGTCACCGCCCGTAAGGGAAGCTGATGGCCGGCGCCGGCCCGGCGGGCCCCCCGGCCGCCCCGGCCCCCCCTGACGCCACAGCGCCGCTGCTGATCGCCTGTGCGCTCGGCATCGAGCGGCTGGCCCTGCGCGGGGGCGACCACAGCGGTGCCCGGGGACCGGTGACGGTGCTGCGCACCCGGATGGGGCCGGTGAACGCGGAGCGCGCGGTCCGGGCGGCGCTCACCGGCGATGCGCTGCGGCACGCGGCAGTGGTCGCCTCCGGCTTCTGCGCCGGACTGGCCCCCGGGATGCACCCCGGCGATGTCGTCGTTGCGGGGGAGACCCGGGGCGGCGACGGCTCCCCCGTGGTCTGCACGGACACCGGGCGGCTCGCGGACGCCGTCGCCCGGGCCCTGCCCGGCCACCGGGTGCACCGCGGACCGCTGACCGGATCGGACCATGTCGTACGCGGCCCGGAGCGGGCCGAACTGCTGGCCACCGGCGCGATCGCGGCCGATATGGAGTCGGCGGCCACACTCCGTACCGCACTGGCCGCCGGACCCCGCGCGGTTGCCGCCGTCCGGGTGGTCGTGGACGCCCCGGAGCATGAACTCGTCCGAATCGGCACGGTACGCGGTGGAATATCAGCCTTCCGTGTTCTCCGTGCCGTGCTTCCCGCTCTTCATGAATGGCACCGTTCTTTGCTGCTCCCCAGGAGGTGAGCCAGATGGCCATGCCACTCCGTCAGACCATCCGGGTAGGAACGTATCTCTTCGAACAGAAGCTCCGCAGGCGGGAGAAGTTTCCGCTGATCGTCGAGTTGGAACCGCTGTACGCCTGCAATCTGAAATGCGAGGGCTGCGGAAAGATCCAGCATCCGGCGGGAGTGCTCAAGCAGCGGATGCCGGTGGCCCAGGCCGTGGGGGCGGTGCTGGAGTCCGGGGCGCCGATGGTCTCCATCGCGGGCGGCGAACCCCTGATGCACCCCCAGATCGACGAGATCGTGCGGCAGCTCGTCGCCCGGCGGAAGTACGTCTTCCTCTGCACCAACGCCGTACTGCTCCGCAAGAAACTGGAGAAGTTCACCCCCTCCTCGTACTTCGCCTTCGCCGTGCACATCGACGGACTGCGCGAGCGGCACGACGAGTCCGTCGCCAAGGAAGGGGTGTTCGACGAGGCGGTCGAGGCCATCAAGGAGGCCAAGCGGCGCGGCTTCCGGGTCACCACCAACTCGACCTTCTTCAACACCGACACCCCGCAGACCGTCGTCGAGGTCCTCAACTACCTCAACGACGACCTCCGGGTCGACGAGATGATGATCTCCCCCGCCTACGCCTACGAGAAGGCACCCGACCAGGAGCACTTCCTGGGCGTCGAACAGACCAGGGAACTCTTCCGCAAAGCCTTCGCCGGCGGCAACCGCAAGCGCTGGCGGCTCAACCACTCCCCGCTCTTCCTGGACTTCCTGGAGGGCAAGGCGGACTTCCCCTGCACCGCCTGGGCGATCCCGAACTACTCCCTCTTCGGCTGGCAGCGCCCCTGCTATCTGATGAGCGACGGCTACGTCCCGAGCTACCGGGAGCTGGTGGAGGAGACCGACTGGGAGAAGTACGGGCGCGGCAAGGACCCCCGCTGCGCCAACTGCATGGCGCACTGCGGCTACGAACCGACCGCGGTCCTGGCCACCATGGGCTCCCTGAAGGAATCCCTCAGGGCCGCCCGCGAAAGCGTGTCGGGCAGCCGGAGCTGACCCGGAGCCCGCCCGGGCCCGGCCCGCGGCGGAGCAGGAAGTGGCGGCGGGCCGCGGCCCGCCGCCACTGCGAGCGGAGCACGCAGACCGAGAGGGACAGCCGGCCGTGCCGTCTCACCCCGGTGGAGACCGCCGGCCGGATCAGCGCCGTACTGGCAGCCAAGGAGAACCCCGCTCCATGACCCCGACCCCGACCCCGTCACCGGAACCGACGCCGCCCGGGGCCGCCGCTCCGGCCGGGAGCTTCGACCTCGCCGGACTGCTGGCCGAACGCGGCGGCGAGCGGTACGCCCTGCACGCCCGCCACCTCAACCCCCAGCTGCCGCGGATGCTGCGCACCATCGGCTTCGACCGCACCTATGTACGAGCCGAGGGCGCCTACTTCTGGGACGCCGAAGGCAACGACTATCTGGACATGCTCGCGGGCTTCGGGGTGATGGGCCTGGGCCGCCACCATCCCGTGGTCCGCAAGGCGCTGCACGACGTCGTCGACGCCTCCCTCCCCGATCTCACCCGCTTCGACTGCCCGCCGCTGCCCGGACTCCTCGCCGAGCGGCTGCTGGCGTACAGCCCGCATCTGGAGCGGGTGTTCTTCTCCAACAGCGGTACGGAGGCGGTGGAGACCGCGCTGAAGTTCGCCCGGTACGCCACCGGACGGCCCAGGGTCCTCTACTGCCACCATGCCTTCCACGGGCTGACCACCGGCTCCCTCTCGGTCAACGGCGAGTCCGGTTTCCGCGACGGCTTCGCCCCGCTGCTGCCCGACACCGCCGTCGCCCTGGGCGATGTGCCCGCCCTGGAGCGCGAGCTGGCCCGGGGCGATGTGGCGGCCCTGGTGGTGGAGCCCATCCAGGGCAAGGGGGTGTACGCGTCCCCGCCCGGCTATCTCGCCGCCGCCCAGGAACTCCTCCACCGGCACAAGGCGCTGCTGATCGCGGACGAGGTGCAGACCGGTCTCGGCCGGACCGGCGACTTCTACGCCTACCAGCACGAGCCGGGGGTGGAGCCGGATCTCGTCTGCGTCGCCAAGGCGCTCTCCGGCGGCTATGTGCCGGTCGGTGCCACCCTCGGCAAGGGGTGGATCTTCGAGAAGGTCTACTCGTCGATGGACCGGGTGCTGGTGCACTCCGCCAGCTTCGGCTCCAACGCCCAGGCGATGGCCGCCGGGCTCGCCGTCCTCGCGGTCATCGAGGACGAAGGGCTGGTCGCCCGCGCCCGCGCCACCGGCGATCTGCTCCGCGGCCGTCTGGGTGCGCTGGTCGACCGGTACGAATTCCTCCACGAGGTCCGCGGCCGGGGTCTGATGACCGGCATCGAGTTCGGCCGCCCCCGCTCGCTGGCCCTGCGCAGCCGGTGGGCGATGCTCCAGGCGGCCCGCAAGGGACTCTTCGCCCAGATCGTGGTCGCTCCGCTGCTGCAGAAGCACCGGATCCTCACCCAGGTCTCCGGCGACCACCAGGAGGTGATCAAGCTGATCCCGCCGCTGACCATCGGGGAGCCGGAGGTCGACCGCTTCGTGACCGCCTTCACGGCGGTCATGGACGAGGCCCACGCCGGGGGCGGACTGCTCTGGGACTTTGGAAAGACGCTGGTCAAGCAGGCGGTGGCCCAGCGCTGAGATCATACGATCGGGAAATTTTTGCCTCCGGGGCAAGAAACTTGCCTCGGAGGCATTTTCCTGGCGCAATGGAGTCATGCAGAGTCCTCCCGGGGGCCACCCCCCGGACCTCCGATCCACGGCGCCCGGCGGCCCCGCCGCCGGGGAGGCGCCCGACGCCCTGCCGGACGTGGCACCCAGGCTGCGCGATCTGCGCCGCAGGCGCGGGCTCACCCTGGAGGCCGCCGCCCACCGCGCCGGACTGTCGCCCGCGCATCTGTCCCGGCTGGAGACCGGCCGCAGGCAGCCCTCGCTGCCGATGCTGCTCGGCCTCGCCAGGATCTACGGTACGACAGTCGCCGAGCTGCTCGGCGAGTCGGCACCCGAGCACGACCCCGTGATCCGGGCCGGCAGCCGGGAACCCTCCCAGGCCGACGGCTGGACCTACCACCAGGTCGGCAGCCCGGGCCGGGCCATGCAGACGCTCCGCCTCATCGTGCCGTACGGCGCCCAGGGCGAGCTGGTCCGCCAGCATCCCGGCGAGGAGTGGCTCTACGTCCTCGACGGCCGGGTCCGGCTCGGTCTCGGTGACACCGTCCACGAACTGGGCCCCGGCGACAGCGCGCACTACGACTCGCTGACCCCGCACCGGATCGCCGCCGCCACCCGCGACGGAGCCGAGATGATCTTCGTCCACACCCTGCTGCAGAGCCCCGACATCTTCCATCCGCACTTCTAGGTCCCCTCTCCGGTCTTCCGGTCTTCCGGATCTTGCCGATCCGGCCCGGTCCGGGAGAAGGGCCCGGGCCGCCCGACGGTCCGCACCGTCCCGCCCGTGCAGATGCGATCCGGCCCCGCGCCGGAGGAACCCGGCCGTCGCGCCGGAGAAAGCAGAGGCCGTCATGGTCGAGAACCCCGCCGCTTCCGAAGGCGCCCAGGCCGCCGGTACCACCCCCCGTGCGAAGAACGAGGAGGGCAAGTTCCCGAAGGGGATCTGGATCCGGCTCTTCGCCTATCTGGTCGCCGGACACGTCTTCGCCGGCTTCCTCTACCTGCTCTTCGAGGTCGGGGCCAAGTAGACCGCCCGGACCCCGGGGCCGAACCAGGGGCAGCCCGCCCGGCCGGCGGCTGAGGGCCGCACCGCGATCCGCCCGGCACCGGCCCGGCGCCCGGCGCGACGCTCTGCGGCCGGGCAGGGGCCCCGCTCGCACCGCAGAGCCGAGCCCGCTCCGGACGCCCGGGGCCCGCTCAGTCCGTGCCGAGCAGCCTCTCCCGCAGCCGCTCCCGGGTCGCGGAAGAGAGGCCGAGCCCCTCGGAGAGATAGCGCGGCGTACCGCCCCATACCGAGTCGACGGCGTCGAAGGCCGCGTGCAGATACGCCGCGCGGGCGTCGAACAGCGGGCTCAGCAGCTCCATCACCTCCGGCGACATGCCCTCCGGGGCGTCCTCCGCCCGGCGCACCCGGTAGCGCCGGTGCGGGTCGTTCGACTTGAGATAGTCCGCCTCGACGGCCTCCCGCTCCACACCCACCGCGAGCAGGGTCACCGCGACCGACAGCCCCGCCCGGTCCTTGCCCGCCGCGCAGTGCATCAGCGCGGGGACGCTGTCCTCGGCCAGCGCGTGCAGCACCCGGCTGTGCTCGGCCGTCCGCCCGGTGATGATCGTCCGGTACGCGTCCACCATCCGCTGCGCCGCCCGGCCGTCTGCCAGCAGGGACCGCAGCTGTGACAGATCACCCCGCCGCACCACCTGCCAGAACTCGGCGCCGTCCGCCGGGTCGCTCAGCGGGAGGTTGAGATTCCGGACCCCGGGCAGGGTCACGTCCGGGCCCTCGATGCGGATATCGGCGGCATTGCGGAAGTCGAAGACCGTGTGCAGTCCGAGACCGGCGAGAAAAGCGGCGTCGCTCGCGGTGGCATGGGCCAGATGGCCGCTGCGGTAGAGCCGTCCGAAGCGCACTGCACGGCCGTCGGTCGACGGCAGTCCGCCGACGTCGCGGAAGTTGCGGATCCCGGCCAGCTCCGGCTCGGTCGACGGGACCTGCGGCACCTGCTGCGTCACAACGGCTCCCTGGGCAGTCACGGCCGTCGGCGCCGGTCGCCGACGGTGGCATGACCTTGACGATACGACATTGATTCCTCAGGCAATCATTCCATCGGATGGTCATGAACTGCACGGTGAATGCATGGTGGGCGCTCGGCGCCCGGACGTGCCACCGACTGTCGAATGAACAGCTTCTGTCCCCTATGTCCGTCATGGTCTCTTCGTTGGAACATGCCCTGTCTCGTTGGGAGATGGGGAGCGGCTCATGAGCAGGATCACAATCGTGACGGTGTGTGGCGGTGGCCCGGGAGGGGCATACGGACGCCCGGCGGGAGTTGACGGGGTGACGCCCACGGAGGGTCACCGCGGTCGGCCCGTCCTCAAGATCGGCTCCGCCCGTCGCCGGGTGAGTGGCTTGTTCCTGCTCTTATGGCCGGTCTACGGTCACCGCACTCCGGTCGGACCGCCGAATCCTGCCGCCGTCCGGAACCCTTCACCCGAAGCACGTGGCAGGAGCGGGGGACCCAGGTAGTCCGCCGGACGGGAAACCGTCCGGCTCGGGGTGAAGTCGCGCCGTGCGCGACCGGGCACCTCCCGCCCGAACCCGACAGCTCACCTCGCAGGCGCCGGAGAGGAAACGCGCCATGCCCGGAAAGGGTAAGCACCGCCGTCCCAAGTCGACGGTCATCACTCGTGGAATCGTCGCTGCCGGTACCGGCGGTGCCGCCATCGCCCTGCCCCTGATCGGGGCCACCGGCGCCCATGCCGCCGAACAGGCCGCCCCCGCCGCCCCGACCGCCGCCGTCGCCCCGGCGGCCGCCCCCGCCGCCGCTGCCGAGAAGTCCGCCGGATCAGCCACGTACATCGTGGTCGCCGGGGACCATCTGTCCAAGATCGCCTCCGAGCGGGACGTCGAGGGCGGCTGGCAGGCGCTGTACGCCGACAACCGCGCCGCGGTCGGCGACGACCCGTCCCTGATCCACCCGGGTCTGAAGCTGGTGCTCGACGGCAAGGGCGCCGAGCGCGCCCCCGAGGCCCCGGCCGCCAAGAAGGCCGAGGCGGCCGAGCCCGCGCAGACGGTTGAGAAGGGTGAGCGGGCCTCGCGCGACGGTGCCCGTCCCGCCGCCCCCGCCCCGGCCGCCGCCGAGCCCGCCGCCCCGGCGCGGCAGGAGACCGCCCCGGCGCCCGCGCCGGAGCCCGCCCCCGAGGCCGCCTCCGGCTCCTGGGCCGCCCCGCTCGCCGGTGCCCAGGTCAGCACCCCGTACCGGGCCTCCGGTGCCATGTGGTCCAGCGGCTACCACACCGGTGTCGACTTCGCGGTCCCGACGGGCACCTCCGTCCGGTCCATCGGCCCCGGCACGGTCGTCTCCGCGGGCTGGGCCGGCGCGTACGGCAACGAGGTCGTCGTCCAGCACACCGACGGCACCTACTCCCAGTACGCCCACCTCTCCTCCCTCTCCGTCTCGGCGGGCCAGTCCGTCGACGGCGGACAGCAGATCGGCCTCTCCGGCTCGACCGGCAACTCCAGCGGCCCGCACCTGCACCTGGAGGTCCGCACCGGACCGGCCTACGGCTCCGACATCGACCCGGTCGCCCATCTCCGCGGCCACGGCGTCTCCCTCTGAGACGCCGCAGCTCCGGCCCTGGGCCCCGCCGCCCCGGCGCCCGGCGAATCCCCCGCGACACCCCGTGTCGCGGGGGATTCCCCGTATTCCCACCACCCCGGGTGATCACGGTGGGATAGATCACGGCCCGTCAACCCCTCCCTACGGTCGCGTAGGTCACATCCGCGGAGAGAGGATGGCCTCCGTGGGAGACGATTCGAGAACTTATGACCAGTCCGGAATCGGGTCGTACGCGGCGATCGGGGACAGTTTCACCGAGGGCGTGGGGGACCCGGGGCCCGGGGGGACCTACCTCGGCTGGGCGGACCGCTTCGCGGGACTGCTCGCCGACCGCAGACCGGAACACACCTTCCGGTACGCCAATCTCGCCGTACGCGGCAGACTTCTCGACCAGATCGTGGAGGAGCAGGTCCCCAGGGCGAAGGAACTCGCCCCGGACCTGGTGTCGTTCTGCGCCGGGGGCAACGACATCATCCGTCCCGGCACCGACCCCGACGATGTGGCGGAGCGTTTCGAACGTGCCGTCGCCGAACTGACCGGCGCCGTCGGCACGGTCATGGTGACCACCGGGTTCGACACCCGGAACGTGCCCGTCCTGCGCCATCTGCGCGGCAGGATCGCCACGTACACGGCCCATGTCCGGGCCATCGCCGACCGCTACGACTGCCCGGTGCTCGACCTGTGGTCGCTCCGGTCCGTACAGGACCGCAGGGCCTGGGACCCCGACCGGCTGCACCTGTCGCCGGAAGGGCACACCCGGGTCGCGCTGCGGGCCGCCCAGGTCCTCGGCCTGGAGGTGTCCGCCGACCCGGACCGGGCGTGGCCGCCCGTACCGGTGCGGGGCACCCTCGAAGTCCGGCGCGACGACATCCAGTGGGCGCGGGAGTACCTCGGGCCGTGGATCGGACGGCGGCTGCGAGGCGAGAGCTCCGGCGACCACGTGGAGGCCAAGCGGCCCGATCTGCTGCCGCTGTGACCCCTTCCGGCGGTCAGGGACCGGCCGGGCCGCCGGAAGGGAGCACCCCCGGAGCCGGTATGCGCTCCAGCACCCCGCCCGCGAAGACGTCGTACAGCGGCAGGGATTCGAGGTGGACGTACCCGATGTGGCAGTCGCAGACCGCCAGCGGACAGGCCCGC
Encoded proteins:
- the shc gene encoding squalene--hopene cyclase, which encodes MTATTDGSGGPVRARAAADSETASAPAPAGRPGERTAGDERTGSARRAVNRAVDHLLARQDAEGWWKGDLETNVTMDAEDLLLRQFLGIGDRAVTEASARFIRGRQRADGTWATFYGGPGELSATVEAYVALRLAGDLPGDPHMARAAAWVREQGGIAATRVFTRIWLALFGWWRWEDLPVVPPELIFLPKWFPLNIYDFGCWARQTIVPLTVVSARRPVRPAPFALDELHTDPLLPNPPRPLAPANSWEGFFQRADRALHRYHRVAPRRVRESAIAAASRWIVERQENDGCWGGIQPPAVYSLIALHLLGYDLGHPVMRAGIESLDRFAIWEKTETGAPVRMIEACQSPVWDTCLATVALADAGLAPDHPALVRAADWMLGEEIVRPGDWAVRRPGLAPGGWAFEFHNDNYPDIDDTAEVVLALRRVAHPDPARVDAAVARAGRWTLGMQSRDGGWGAFDADNTSPFPNRLPFCDFGEVIDPPSADVTAHVLEMLAYEGRAHTPRARRAVDWLLAHQEPGGAWFGRWGVNYVYGTGSVVPALVAAGIPAAHPALRRAVDWLRSVQNPDGGWGEDLRSYDHGAWAGQGSSTPSQTAWALLALLAAGERDSESAERGVRWLVEAQRDDGGWDEPYFTGTGFPWDFSINYHLYRQVFPLTALGRYVHGEPPVGGVPRAGTPRAVAVTARKGS
- a CDS encoding phosphorylase family protein; this translates as MAGAGPAGPPAAPAPPDATAPLLIACALGIERLALRGGDHSGARGPVTVLRTRMGPVNAERAVRAALTGDALRHAAVVASGFCAGLAPGMHPGDVVVAGETRGGDGSPVVCTDTGRLADAVARALPGHRVHRGPLTGSDHVVRGPERAELLATGAIAADMESAATLRTALAAGPRAVAAVRVVVDAPEHELVRIGTVRGGISAFRVLRAVLPALHEWHRSLLLPRR
- the hpnH gene encoding adenosyl-hopene transferase HpnH, which gives rise to MAMPLRQTIRVGTYLFEQKLRRREKFPLIVELEPLYACNLKCEGCGKIQHPAGVLKQRMPVAQAVGAVLESGAPMVSIAGGEPLMHPQIDEIVRQLVARRKYVFLCTNAVLLRKKLEKFTPSSYFAFAVHIDGLRERHDESVAKEGVFDEAVEAIKEAKRRGFRVTTNSTFFNTDTPQTVVEVLNYLNDDLRVDEMMISPAYAYEKAPDQEHFLGVEQTRELFRKAFAGGNRKRWRLNHSPLFLDFLEGKADFPCTAWAIPNYSLFGWQRPCYLMSDGYVPSYRELVEETDWEKYGRGKDPRCANCMAHCGYEPTAVLATMGSLKESLRAARESVSGSRS
- a CDS encoding aspartate aminotransferase family protein, with product MTPTPTPSPEPTPPGAAAPAGSFDLAGLLAERGGERYALHARHLNPQLPRMLRTIGFDRTYVRAEGAYFWDAEGNDYLDMLAGFGVMGLGRHHPVVRKALHDVVDASLPDLTRFDCPPLPGLLAERLLAYSPHLERVFFSNSGTEAVETALKFARYATGRPRVLYCHHAFHGLTTGSLSVNGESGFRDGFAPLLPDTAVALGDVPALERELARGDVAALVVEPIQGKGVYASPPGYLAAAQELLHRHKALLIADEVQTGLGRTGDFYAYQHEPGVEPDLVCVAKALSGGYVPVGATLGKGWIFEKVYSSMDRVLVHSASFGSNAQAMAAGLAVLAVIEDEGLVARARATGDLLRGRLGALVDRYEFLHEVRGRGLMTGIEFGRPRSLALRSRWAMLQAARKGLFAQIVVAPLLQKHRILTQVSGDHQEVIKLIPPLTIGEPEVDRFVTAFTAVMDEAHAGGGLLWDFGKTLVKQAVAQR
- a CDS encoding XRE family transcriptional regulator translates to MQSPPGGHPPDLRSTAPGGPAAGEAPDALPDVAPRLRDLRRRRGLTLEAAAHRAGLSPAHLSRLETGRRQPSLPMLLGLARIYGTTVAELLGESAPEHDPVIRAGSREPSQADGWTYHQVGSPGRAMQTLRLIVPYGAQGELVRQHPGEEWLYVLDGRVRLGLGDTVHELGPGDSAHYDSLTPHRIAAATRDGAEMIFVHTLLQSPDIFHPHF
- a CDS encoding DUF6126 family protein yields the protein MVENPAASEGAQAAGTTPRAKNEEGKFPKGIWIRLFAYLVAGHVFAGFLYLLFEVGAK
- a CDS encoding tyrosine-protein phosphatase; protein product: MTQQVPQVPSTEPELAGIRNFRDVGGLPSTDGRAVRFGRLYRSGHLAHATASDAAFLAGLGLHTVFDFRNAADIRIEGPDVTLPGVRNLNLPLSDPADGAEFWQVVRRGDLSQLRSLLADGRAAQRMVDAYRTIITGRTAEHSRVLHALAEDSVPALMHCAAGKDRAGLSVAVTLLAVGVEREAVEADYLKSNDPHRRYRVRRAEDAPEGMSPEVMELLSPLFDARAAYLHAAFDAVDSVWGGTPRYLSEGLGLSSATRERLRERLLGTD
- a CDS encoding M23 family metallopeptidase codes for the protein MPGKGKHRRPKSTVITRGIVAAGTGGAAIALPLIGATGAHAAEQAAPAAPTAAVAPAAAPAAAAEKSAGSATYIVVAGDHLSKIASERDVEGGWQALYADNRAAVGDDPSLIHPGLKLVLDGKGAERAPEAPAAKKAEAAEPAQTVEKGERASRDGARPAAPAPAAAEPAAPARQETAPAPAPEPAPEAASGSWAAPLAGAQVSTPYRASGAMWSSGYHTGVDFAVPTGTSVRSIGPGTVVSAGWAGAYGNEVVVQHTDGTYSQYAHLSSLSVSAGQSVDGGQQIGLSGSTGNSSGPHLHLEVRTGPAYGSDIDPVAHLRGHGVSL
- a CDS encoding SGNH/GDSL hydrolase family protein; translated protein: MASVGDDSRTYDQSGIGSYAAIGDSFTEGVGDPGPGGTYLGWADRFAGLLADRRPEHTFRYANLAVRGRLLDQIVEEQVPRAKELAPDLVSFCAGGNDIIRPGTDPDDVAERFERAVAELTGAVGTVMVTTGFDTRNVPVLRHLRGRIATYTAHVRAIADRYDCPVLDLWSLRSVQDRRAWDPDRLHLSPEGHTRVALRAAQVLGLEVSADPDRAWPPVPVRGTLEVRRDDIQWAREYLGPWIGRRLRGESSGDHVEAKRPDLLPL